Below is a window of Camelina sativa cultivar DH55 chromosome 11, Cs, whole genome shotgun sequence DNA.
GCACACTAACACATCCTTCAAAGGAAGATTACCTGATGTAGAGGGAAGTTTAGACGAACCAATGTGAGTTATAGGCAGAAAATTACCATCACTAGCCATCACTGTGTCTGAACCATAGTATGGTTGTGCTTGTTGCAGGCGCTGAGTGGAATTTGTAATGTGAGCCGTCTCACCAGTATCCGGGTGCCAACCGGTCTCATCAGTAACATCAGTGATGTGTAACGCAGCTAGAGCAGAAGCGACAGCTCCTTGTTGTTCATAGTTGTCATCGTATTTGTGCCAACAGTCAAGAGCTTGATGACCTTTCTTTCCGCAAATCTGACAGGTAGGTTTTTCAGCAACAGATGAACCTGAGCTTCCAGAGCTGAACTGTTGATGAAATCCACGTCCTCGAGTGGAGAAGCTTCCTCGTCCTCGATTTCGTCCTCCTCTGCCACGAGACTGTCCACGACCTCTGTTGGTGGTGTAGAAAGCCAGATGCGGTGAGACTTCTGAAGGTGTGACATAGCTTTGAAGCCTGTCATCATAGCCTCGTAGACGATGCAGAATGTCTTCATAAGGTGGTTCAGGAACAACATCCAAAGAAGACTCAAGCGAGGTTATCAGAGGCTCATATTCACGAGTGAGACCATGAATCGTGAAGACATTTTTGAGATCTCGTAGATATTCATCCATGGTTTTCCCTTCTTTTGAAATGCCATGGAGACGCCTCTGAAGTTGCAGAACTCGGGATGACGAAGTGCGGTTGTAATGACCGGCAAGGTTAGTCCACACATCATGAGAGGTTGTGGATCCGACCACCACACTAAGGATATCTTCAGACAACGAACCAAGAAGCCATGCCATAACAACTTGATCCGAGCGACGCCATGCTTCATAATCTGGGTTTGGAGCTATGACGTTTTGTTCTTCGTTGTTACGGATGGTGATGGTACTCGCCGGTGCAGTAGCAGTCCCTGTGACAAAGCCCAGAAGTCCTTGCCCGGAGAGAAAAGACTCGAACTGGGATTTCCACAGGATGTAGTTGCGTTCTGTAAGTTTGACGGTGACACAATTTGAAATGTTTAAAGTAGGATAGGAATAGAGCtccatggctctgataccatggaGCTCTATTCCTagatatttttacaaaatctctAGCCAAAGGTCCATTTGAATGGTTGAGATTCAAAATTGGTGTCATTGTTCCACCGACTCCAAGTTTGAGTGGGAGTGTCAACAACACAGCTCAAAACGGCATCACTTTGCAAAAAGGCCTCAAGCCCAACTCAAAGCATTCAGTGTCCAAGCCCACATGTGATACAAAAACATTGCAACGGTCACCTGCAGCAagagacaaaaacagaggagtTGCAGAGAGTACAACCTTATCATCAAACAGTACGGAGGTCAAAGTCAGTAACCAATTTGATGCTCTACGAAGCTACAACGAAACTGCTTAAAAGAGTACAACTCAGCAATCAAAGAGACACTAGGTTAAAATCCTTGTAAtctataaataagaaaagaggTTGTAATCTCAAAATAAGTTGAAAGGGAAATAAAACTTTATCCTTCAATTACTTTCAAACATGACGACATATTTGTGAAGAAACAAGATGGTACGCACCAACCAACAAGTTTGAGAACAGAAATAAGTTACATATCTAATATACTGTAAACTAGATAGCActtgaaacagagcaatacatACATACTTATCAATGAGCTAAAAACAAGAGTACTGGATAAACCTGCGGCAAAACATCTGGAAACCTTAAGAGAACATATGCATTCAGCTAAAGTGATCCTGAATTCATAAGACAAGAACACATCCACAGAATCATTGACTCTATAACTAGATAGAACATAACACATAGCAACCATTGATGAGCCCTTAGAACATAGCAATGCATCCATTGAATGTAAACTAGATAGCACTTAGAACATAGCCAGTTTTTTCACATCAATGAAACGTGTGGAGAAGATCTAAAGACCTCAAAGCATACAGCTGTAGTGTCCCTTTAGTTATTTTgtcaaataaaacaagaaacatcCACAGAATCATCATTGACTCTATAAGTAGATAGAACTTATACATAGCAATCATCAATGAGCCACAAAACATCATAAAAGACTCGGACTATAGCCCGTCAATTCCTTACCGGGTCGGATCTATCCACTTCAGTTTTGTTTAGAGTTTGGTGAATTTGGAGCTCTTTCAGCGACTTTGTTTATTTGATGATCCTGTGTATATTCCTCCTATAAAGTTCCTCactttagttaattaattgggTTCTACAAACCAATGTTATTTTCCATCTTTGTTCCTCGAAATGGCGAATTTCTTTTAGATGATATTATAGTTCTGCGTATTGTTGTTATTTGCAGGAAGTTTACTCATTGGAGGAAAGTGTTTCTCTGAAACGAAAGGTTCATGAGAACTGAATATTTGTCTAGTACTGATTTGTTTCTTAAAGAGCCTTCGGTTTTTCCCGATGACTCGCACTTGGATGCTCATCGTGCGGTTGCTTATATCGACAAGTTTGCTAGATTTTCCTGGATATTTGAAAGTCTCCTCTGCCTCTTTGCTTTGTGGTTAacttagttttcttctttgagttATTCAGGGAAACAGAGAGTTTGCAACACAAGGAAGATATGCCGAGTTCTATCATGAACCCGTTACAGGTTTGATAGGGTTGCTATTATCTTTATAGTAGCTGCTGGTTGCTGGAGTGGATCTCTCATGCCTGAACTGCTTAAAGACTGCAACATTTCGCTGATGAAATTGTTGGGTTTGACACTGAAGCTGATGAGTTTGTCATCCGCTGCATATGGGAGCGTGCAGCAGAATTCTTCCCCAAGTTAAGAGATATTTTCCTCGAAGATATCATCCGTAACAGGAAAGTGAGAGTCGGGTTGCGTCCTTACAGTAAGTCTCTTGCTTCTATTGCTTCAAAGGTACTTGAAACCGGTGTTTCGAATGATCACAAAACCTGAACGTACTTGTCTTTTAATTGATGATATTGCCTGATGGGAAGCCAGTGATTGGATCCGTGCCCGGACTACAAAACCTGTACTTGGTAGCAGGTAATGAAGGAGGAGGACTTTCCATGGTAATTAAGATTCATAATAATGTTCTTAAACCTTTCTAAAGTACATGATCATGATTCCCGGTTTTCTTGAACTAGTTTAGGCTCTAGGAACAGCGGAAGTGGTATCGGACATGGTACTGGGGAAACCGTCACAGGTAGCTAGTTCAACGTTTGGGGTTGGAGGACGTTGTTGCTGAGGAAATAGACGCAGTTCAGTTTAGTTAAGGGACTGAATCTTCTTAAGCATTGTTGTTGCTGAATGGTCTCTCAAAGGGAGTGGTGTCTAAATGTTTTTTGCAGTAGTGTTTGTCTCAGGCATTCTTGTCCATGCATGGTCTTGTATCGTTTCgttttctatgtttgtttataattttgcgTTTGTAGTTTCACTAGACGATGATGAGGATTTACAACCACCGATTTATAAGCAATTTAATTTATCTGTGTGTTCATAAGTTGATAATAGCTTTAAATTTCATCTACAGCTAAACCCGAAATGAAATTGAAGCTACGTTGCCACCGTTAGCCCATATATGAGAAATAAAAAGGAGGGTGTTTTAGTGTGTGTACCTGAATCATCCCAGGATAGTGTCTACCAGGCCAGGGAGTAACACTTGACTCTGCCAACGTAAGACAAAAGGATATATGATATTAACTCTTAAGTTTCTCAGATATAACCATAAGATAACACAAGAAAAGGCTATTTAAGCAATTCTAGTAGTCCAAGTGACCTTAAATGCCCGTCTCTCTTTGAGAATAGTAAGGCTGGATCTCGTCCTTCAAGTATTATCTAAGAAGTCTTGGTTCAATGTTGAATTTCTTGAAAGGAAACCCATTTCCTTTGCAAACTCAGCTGTTTCAGAAAGGGATTCAAAAGTTAGCATAGCTGAATGGTCTTCTGAACCACATCACGCATATTTCTTTACTGGATTAAGAGAACCAAGTTTGCTGTTACAAGAAGAGGCCCTTTCATTTAGTCCACCATATTAACAAACACATCCACGGGAGCTAGCTGTAATTGTACCAA
It encodes the following:
- the LOC109124940 gene encoding uncharacterized protein LOC109124940 encodes the protein MELYSYPTLNISNCVTVKLTERNYILWKSQFESFLSGQGLLGFVTGTATAPASTITIRNNEEQNVIAPNPDYEAWRRSDQVVMAWLLGSLSEDILSVVVGSTTSHDVWTNLAGHYNRTSSSRVLQLQRRLHGISKEGKTMDEYLRDLKNVFTIHGLTREYEPLITSLESSLDVVPEPPYEDILHRLRGYDDRLQSYVTPSEVSPHLAFYTTNRGRGQSRGRGGRNRGRGSFSTRGRGFHQQFSSGSSGSSVAEKPTCQICGKKGHQALDCWHKYDDNYEQQGAVASALAALHITDVTDETGWHPDTGETAHITNSTQRLQQAQPYYGSDTVMASDGNFLPITHIGSSKLPSTSGNLPLKDVLVCPDIAKSLLSVSKLTKDYPCSFTFDDDGVVVKDKATQKILTMG
- the LOC104728685 gene encoding uncharacterized protein LOC104728685; this encodes MRTEYLSSTDLFLKEPSVFPDDSHLDAHRAVAYIDKETESLQHKEDMPSSIMNPLQHFADEIVGFDTEADEFVIRCIWERAAEFFPKLRDIFLEDIIRNRKVRVGLRPYMPDGKPVIGSVPGLQNLYLVAGNEGGGLSMALGTAEVVSDMVLGKPSQVASSTFGVGGRCC